The following are encoded in a window of Bradyrhizobium sp. WBOS07 genomic DNA:
- the panE gene encoding 2-dehydropantoate 2-reductase has translation MRILVVGAGAIGGYFGGRLLQAGRDVTFLVRPRRAGELASAGLVIKSPNGDVTLKNPPTVQADALKDKFDVVLLSCKAFDLDDAIKSFAAAVGPNTAIIPMLNGMKHLDILDAKFGKERVLGGLCAIAATLNEQREVVQLQPMQALSYGERDGKLSDRVKAIDEAFKSGITGAAASQNIMQDMWEKWVFLASLAASTSLMRTSVGNILAAPGGRDFLLGMLDETSAIATASGYPPGGPFFERVKGNLTTEGSPMTASMFRDIKAGLPVEADHVIGDLIARADAAKVPVPKLRIAYTHLKAYEKQRAG, from the coding sequence ATGCGTATCCTCGTGGTCGGCGCCGGCGCCATCGGCGGCTATTTTGGTGGCAGGCTGTTGCAGGCCGGCCGCGACGTCACCTTCCTGGTCCGGCCGCGCCGGGCCGGCGAGCTCGCCAGCGCCGGGCTCGTCATCAAGAGCCCGAATGGCGACGTGACCCTGAAGAATCCGCCGACCGTGCAGGCCGACGCGCTCAAGGACAAGTTCGACGTCGTGCTGCTCAGCTGCAAGGCGTTCGATCTCGACGATGCCATCAAGTCGTTCGCGGCCGCCGTCGGGCCGAACACTGCGATCATCCCGATGCTGAACGGCATGAAGCATCTCGACATCCTCGACGCCAAGTTCGGCAAGGAGCGCGTGCTCGGCGGCCTCTGCGCGATCGCCGCGACCTTGAACGAGCAGCGTGAGGTGGTACAGCTCCAGCCGATGCAGGCGCTCAGCTACGGCGAGCGCGACGGCAAGCTGTCCGATCGCGTCAAGGCGATCGACGAAGCTTTCAAGAGCGGCATTACCGGCGCCGCCGCCAGCCAGAACATCATGCAGGACATGTGGGAGAAGTGGGTGTTCCTCGCCTCGCTGGCGGCATCCACCAGCCTGATGCGGACCTCCGTCGGCAACATCCTCGCAGCGCCCGGCGGTCGGGATTTCCTGCTCGGCATGCTGGATGAGACCAGCGCGATCGCCACCGCGTCGGGCTATCCGCCGGGCGGCCCGTTCTTCGAGCGTGTGAAGGGCAACCTCACCACCGAGGGCTCGCCCATGACGGCCTCGATGTTCCGCGACATCAAGGCCGGCCTGCCGGTCGAGGCCGATCACGTCATCGGCGACCTCATCGCGCGCGCCGACGCCGCCAAGGTGCCTGTGCCCAAGCTGCGCATCGCCTATACGCATTTGAAGGCGTATGAGAAGCAGCGGGCGGGCTAG
- the purH gene encoding bifunctional phosphoribosylaminoimidazolecarboxamide formyltransferase/IMP cyclohydrolase, whose translation MTDRPRRVTRALLSVSDKSGLIEFAKALVAHDVELVSTGGTAKAIAAAGLKVKDVSDLTGFPEMMDGRVKTLHPKVHGGLLAIRDNKEHAEAMKAHGIAPIDLLVVNLYPFEATVEKGAGFEDCIENIDIGGPAMIRAAAKNHDDVAVVVEADDYKAVLDELAANNGATTLKLRRRLAAKAYARTAAYDAAISNWFNRQLEIDAPDFRAFGGRLIQSLRYGENPHQTAAFYATPDKRPGVSTARQLQGKELSYNNINDTDAAYECIGEFDAKRTAACVIVKHANPCGVAEGSNLVEAYRRALACDSTSAFGGIIAMNRALDADTAREITKIFTEVIIAPDATEEAIAIIGGKKNLRLLLAGSLPDPRAPGLTAKTVAGGLLVQSRDNAVVDDMTFKVVTKRAPTEAEMSDLKFAFRVAKHVKSNTIIYARDLATVGIGAGQMSRVDSARIAARKAQDAATELKLAEPLTKGSVVASDAFFPFADGMLACIEAGATAVVQPGGSMRDDEVIKAADEHGIAMVFTGTRHFRH comes from the coding sequence ATGACTGACCGTCCCCGCCGCGTCACCCGTGCTCTTCTCTCCGTCTCCGACAAGTCCGGCCTGATCGAGTTCGCCAAGGCGCTGGTCGCGCATGATGTCGAGCTGGTCTCGACCGGCGGCACCGCGAAAGCGATCGCCGCGGCCGGTCTCAAGGTGAAGGACGTCTCCGACCTGACCGGCTTCCCCGAAATGATGGACGGCCGCGTCAAGACGCTGCATCCGAAGGTGCATGGCGGCCTGCTCGCGATCCGCGACAACAAGGAGCATGCGGAGGCGATGAAGGCCCACGGCATCGCGCCGATCGACCTGCTCGTCGTCAACCTCTATCCGTTCGAAGCGACTGTCGAGAAAGGCGCCGGCTTCGAGGATTGCATCGAGAACATCGACATCGGCGGCCCCGCCATGATCCGCGCCGCCGCCAAGAACCACGACGACGTCGCCGTCGTGGTCGAGGCCGATGACTACAAAGCCGTGCTCGACGAGCTCGCCGCCAACAACGGCGCGACCACGCTGAAGCTGCGCCGGCGGCTTGCGGCAAAGGCCTATGCGCGCACCGCGGCCTATGACGCCGCGATCTCGAACTGGTTCAACCGGCAGCTCGAGATCGACGCACCCGACTTCCGCGCCTTCGGCGGCAGGTTGATCCAGTCGTTGCGCTATGGCGAGAACCCGCACCAGACCGCAGCGTTCTATGCGACGCCGGACAAGCGCCCGGGCGTCTCGACCGCGCGGCAGCTCCAGGGCAAGGAGCTCTCCTACAACAACATCAACGACACCGATGCGGCCTATGAATGCATCGGCGAGTTCGACGCCAAGCGCACCGCGGCCTGCGTCATCGTCAAGCACGCCAATCCCTGCGGCGTCGCCGAAGGATCGAACCTAGTCGAGGCTTATCGCAGGGCGCTGGCCTGCGATTCCACCTCGGCCTTCGGCGGCATCATCGCGATGAACCGCGCGCTCGACGCCGACACCGCGCGCGAGATCACGAAAATCTTCACCGAGGTGATCATCGCGCCCGACGCCACCGAGGAAGCGATCGCCATCATCGGCGGCAAGAAAAATCTGCGCCTGCTGCTCGCCGGCAGCCTGCCCGACCCCCGTGCGCCGGGCCTCACCGCCAAGACGGTGGCCGGCGGCCTCCTCGTGCAGAGCCGCGACAATGCCGTGGTCGACGACATGACGTTCAAGGTCGTGACCAAGCGGGCGCCGACCGAGGCCGAGATGAGCGACCTCAAATTCGCGTTCCGTGTCGCCAAGCACGTCAAGTCCAACACCATCATCTACGCCAGGGATCTCGCCACCGTGGGCATCGGCGCAGGGCAGATGAGCCGGGTGGATTCAGCCCGTATCGCAGCGCGCAAGGCGCAGGACGCGGCGACCGAGCTGAAGCTCGCCGAGCCGCTCACCAAGGGCTCGGTGGTGGCCTCGGATGCCTTCTTCCCGTTCGCCGACGGCATGCTCGCCTGCATCGAGGCCGGCGCCACCGCCGTGGTGCAGCCCGGCGGCTCGATGCGTGACGACGAGGTGATCAAGGCCGCCGACGAGCACGGCATTGCCATGGTGTTCACGGGCACGCGGCACTTCAGGCACTGA
- the ggt gene encoding gamma-glutamyltransferase, whose protein sequence is MSSYSTRRTVFAVIAILAFGFAAATAQDARQAYVPAAPGTVRAIAAEHGMVVAQEKISAQVGAEILRRGGNAVDAAVATGFAMAVTYPRAGNIGGGGFMVIHSADRNEDITIDYRETAPAATTPQIFLGADGKPDPAKSRDSALGVGVPGTVAGLSLALEKYGSGQFTLAQLLKPAIALASDGFVVSDDIADTLPGWHRRLARWPSTAKIFSRPDGTPLREGDRLMQGELAETLSAIAAQGPRGFYEGPVAEKLAKAVADAGGIMTPADLKAYQAVIRAPVRGTYRGYDIVSMPLPSSGGTVLVETLNILEGFQLGDLKQGSPASLHLLIEAMKRAYADRARYLGDPAFVNAPIETLTAKDYAAKLRSGITVDRATPSKELAAAAPSPREGSNTTHFSVVDSRGNAVSNTYTLNFSYGVGLVADGTGVLLNNELDDFTAAVGASNAYGLVGFEANLPGPGKRPLSSMSPTIVLRNGKPVLVTGSPGGSRIISSVLQVIVNVLDYKMDVAAAVAAPRLHHQWLPDEVRIERGFAEDVLLELKARGHAIVEPMGQTSANSILVSPNGPLGAPDPRTRGAEAAGQ, encoded by the coding sequence ATGTCGTCATATTCGACACGGCGGACGGTTTTCGCCGTCATAGCCATTCTCGCGTTCGGCTTCGCAGCCGCGACTGCCCAGGACGCGCGACAGGCTTATGTTCCCGCCGCGCCCGGCACGGTGCGCGCCATTGCCGCCGAACACGGCATGGTGGTCGCGCAGGAGAAGATATCCGCGCAAGTCGGCGCCGAGATCCTGCGGCGCGGTGGCAATGCGGTCGATGCGGCCGTCGCGACCGGCTTTGCGATGGCCGTGACCTATCCGCGTGCCGGCAATATCGGCGGCGGCGGCTTCATGGTGATCCATTCCGCCGACCGCAACGAAGACATCACGATCGACTACCGCGAGACGGCGCCGGCGGCGACCACGCCGCAGATCTTTCTCGGCGCCGACGGCAAGCCTGATCCGGCGAAGTCACGGGATTCCGCCCTTGGCGTCGGCGTTCCCGGCACGGTCGCGGGGCTCAGTCTGGCACTGGAGAAATACGGCTCGGGCCAGTTCACGCTGGCGCAATTGCTCAAGCCTGCGATTGCGCTCGCCAGCGATGGTTTCGTCGTCAGCGACGACATCGCCGATACGCTGCCCGGTTGGCACCGGCGGCTGGCACGCTGGCCTTCGACCGCCAAAATCTTCTCGCGGCCCGATGGCACGCCGCTTCGCGAGGGCGACAGGTTGATGCAGGGCGAGCTTGCCGAAACGCTGTCGGCCATCGCGGCACAGGGACCGCGAGGCTTCTATGAGGGACCGGTCGCGGAAAAGCTCGCCAAAGCCGTGGCTGATGCCGGCGGCATCATGACGCCGGCCGATTTGAAGGCCTATCAGGCCGTGATCCGCGCGCCGGTGCGCGGCACCTATCGCGGCTACGACATCGTGTCGATGCCGCTGCCCTCGTCCGGTGGCACCGTCTTGGTGGAAACGCTCAACATCCTCGAGGGCTTTCAGCTTGGCGATTTGAAGCAGGGATCGCCGGCATCCCTGCATCTCTTGATTGAGGCCATGAAGCGGGCCTATGCGGACCGCGCGCGCTATCTCGGCGATCCCGCCTTCGTCAACGCACCGATCGAGACGCTCACCGCGAAGGACTATGCCGCCAAACTGCGCTCCGGCATCACGGTCGATCGCGCCACGCCGTCGAAAGAGCTCGCAGCCGCGGCTCCCTCGCCGCGCGAGGGCAGCAACACCACGCATTTCTCCGTAGTGGATTCCCGCGGCAACGCGGTCAGCAACACTTACACGCTGAACTTCAGCTACGGCGTCGGCCTCGTTGCCGACGGCACCGGCGTGCTGCTCAACAACGAGCTCGACGATTTCACCGCCGCGGTCGGCGCCTCCAATGCCTACGGCCTCGTCGGCTTCGAGGCCAATCTGCCCGGACCTGGCAAACGTCCGCTCTCGTCGATGTCGCCGACCATCGTGCTCAGGAACGGCAAGCCGGTGCTGGTGACGGGCTCGCCCGGCGGCAGCCGCATCATTTCCAGCGTGCTGCAGGTGATCGTGAACGTCCTGGACTACAAGATGGATGTCGCGGCCGCCGTCGCGGCGCCACGGCTGCATCACCAATGGTTGCCCGACGAAGTGCGGATCGAGCGCGGCTTTGCCGAGGATGTGCTGCTCGAACTGAAGGCGAGAGGCCATGCGATCGTCGAGCCGATGGGGCAGACATCGGCCAATTCGATTCTCGTGTCGCCGAACGGGCCGCTCGGCGCGCCCGACCCCCGCACAAGGGGCGCAGAAGCGGCCGGCCAGTAA
- a CDS encoding glutathione S-transferase family protein, translated as MLIVHHLNNSRSQRVLWLLEELGVPYEIVRYQRQPDMRAPKELRAIHPLGKSPVITDNGNTIAESGAIIEYIVATYGNGRLIPPPDTPERLRFTYWLHYAEGSAMQPLLLKLLFTLMPKRAPALLRPLVRKVSNQALTTLVNPQLKQHMDYWEGELAKSEWFAGNEFTAADIQMSFPLEAAQARGGLEQGHPKAMAFLERIHARPAYARALEKGGPYEVGR; from the coding sequence ATGCTGATTGTTCACCACCTCAACAATTCCCGCTCGCAGCGCGTGCTGTGGCTGCTCGAGGAGCTAGGCGTGCCTTACGAGATCGTGCGCTACCAGCGGCAGCCGGACATGCGTGCGCCGAAGGAGCTGCGCGCCATCCACCCGCTCGGCAAGTCGCCCGTCATCACCGACAACGGCAACACCATCGCCGAGTCGGGTGCGATCATCGAATATATTGTCGCGACCTACGGCAATGGCCGGCTGATTCCGCCGCCTGATACACCGGAGCGGCTGCGCTTCACCTATTGGCTGCATTATGCCGAGGGGTCGGCGATGCAGCCGCTGCTGCTGAAGCTGCTGTTCACGCTGATGCCGAAGCGCGCGCCCGCGCTGCTTCGTCCGCTGGTGCGCAAGGTCTCGAACCAGGCGCTGACCACGCTGGTCAATCCGCAGCTCAAGCAGCACATGGACTATTGGGAAGGCGAGCTTGCGAAGAGCGAATGGTTCGCCGGCAACGAATTCACCGCAGCCGACATCCAGATGAGCTTCCCGCTCGAAGCTGCGCAAGCGCGCGGCGGGCTCGAGCAGGGCCATCCCAAGGCGATGGCATTCCTCGAGCGCATCCACGCACGCCCGGCCTATGCGCGTGCGCTGGAAAAGGGCGGGCCGTACGAGGTGGGGCGGTAA
- a CDS encoding DUF2239 family protein, with amino-acid sequence MAMISMQRTFTAFQGPRRLVSGPAGEVALVVKRVAPRPDEAIIIFEDATGRSIDFDLRGGDREVLARLAKLVPPPVEASTPPSEPRGRGRPKLGVVAREVTLLPRHWEWLGAQPGGASVALRKLVDEARRASGDKDRERQARDAAYHFMSTMAGNLPRFEDASRALFADDRRRFTALIADWPADIRDHIVKLAYSDRA; translated from the coding sequence ATGGCAATGATTTCAATGCAAAGGACTTTCACCGCCTTCCAGGGACCACGTCGCCTGGTGTCCGGACCCGCAGGCGAAGTCGCGCTGGTCGTCAAGCGAGTGGCGCCTCGGCCGGACGAGGCCATCATCATCTTCGAGGACGCCACGGGCCGATCGATCGACTTCGATCTGCGTGGCGGCGATCGCGAGGTGCTGGCGCGGCTGGCCAAGCTCGTCCCGCCGCCGGTCGAGGCGAGCACGCCACCGAGCGAGCCGCGCGGCCGCGGCCGGCCCAAGCTCGGCGTCGTCGCGCGCGAGGTGACGCTGTTGCCGCGGCACTGGGAGTGGCTCGGCGCGCAGCCGGGCGGCGCCTCGGTCGCGTTGCGCAAGCTCGTCGACGAGGCGAGGCGCGCCAGCGGCGACAAGGACCGCGAGCGGCAGGCGCGCGATGCGGCCTATCACTTCATGTCGACCATGGCCGGCAATCTGCCGCGGTTCGAGGACGCTTCGCGCGCGCTGTTCGCAGACGACCGGCGGCGCTTCACCGCGCTGATCGCCGACTGGCCGGCCGACATCCGCGACCACATCGTCAAGCTCGCCTACAGCGACCGCGCGTAA
- a CDS encoding 2-hydroxychromene-2-carboxylate isomerase: MTRIAPQFLFDFGSPNAYLSHLAIPAIEQRIGVRFEYVPILLGGIFKSTNNRSPAETLAGIKNKREFQQVETERFIKRFKVQPYVWNPHFPVNTLNLMRMAIAAQAEGVFEAYVEAAFHHMWREPKKMDDPEVAAKALASSGLDAQKLLTRAQEPEVKAKLIKNTEEAVVRGAFGSPTFFVGNEMFFGKEQLREVEEMVLEGGK; encoded by the coding sequence TTGACCCGCATTGCCCCGCAGTTCCTGTTCGATTTCGGCAGCCCGAACGCCTATCTCAGCCATCTCGCGATTCCCGCGATCGAGCAGCGCATTGGCGTCAGGTTCGAATACGTCCCGATCCTGCTCGGCGGCATCTTCAAGTCGACCAACAACCGGTCGCCGGCCGAGACGCTCGCCGGCATCAAGAACAAGCGTGAATTCCAGCAGGTCGAGACCGAGCGCTTCATCAAGCGCTTCAAGGTGCAGCCCTATGTCTGGAATCCGCACTTTCCCGTCAATACGCTGAACCTGATGCGCATGGCGATCGCGGCGCAAGCGGAAGGCGTGTTCGAGGCCTATGTCGAGGCCGCCTTCCATCACATGTGGCGCGAGCCGAAGAAGATGGACGATCCTGAAGTCGCGGCGAAGGCGCTGGCGTCCTCCGGCCTCGATGCCCAGAAGCTGTTGACCCGCGCGCAGGAACCCGAGGTGAAGGCCAAGCTGATCAAGAACACCGAGGAGGCGGTCGTGCGCGGCGCGTTCGGCTCGCCGACCTTCTTTGTCGGCAACGAGATGTTCTTTGGCAAGGAACAGCTCCGCGAGGTCGAGGAGATGGTGCTGGAAGGGGGCAAATAG
- a CDS encoding MATE family efflux transporter yields the protein MSAPKPLWRTFLRFLAPLMLSNALQSLFGTVSNVYLGQMIGVDALAAVSVFFPVMFFLFAFVMGLSTGATVLIGQAFGAREPDKIRSIAGTTLAIGLLLSTSVALIGGLFTRQLMMALATPADILDSASTYARIMLLTMPLGFVFLLMTAMIRGVGDALTPLLALALSTAIGLILTPLLIRGSFGLPPAGVASPAWAAAIANALTLIALAVYLLRKKHALAPDAALLRQLRLNRAMLGKILGIGLPSAIGMVVMAIAELVLLGLVNGYGSDATAAYGAVNQVMGYTQFTAMSISIAVSILGAQAVGGGDRTRLDGIVRTGLAFNFVLTGGLVALIYLAPRAILGIFITDAAVLDLAKGLLDIALWSSVPFGLAIVYSGAMRAAGVALTPMLLSIFAIVAIELPAAVILSRTIGLQGVWAAYPIVFCAMFVLQMGYYLAVWRKRAIRRLI from the coding sequence ATGTCCGCCCCAAAACCGCTCTGGAGGACATTCCTCCGCTTCCTCGCGCCGTTGATGCTGAGCAACGCGCTGCAATCGCTGTTCGGCACCGTCAGCAACGTCTATCTCGGCCAGATGATCGGCGTCGACGCGCTGGCGGCGGTCTCGGTGTTCTTCCCCGTGATGTTCTTCCTGTTCGCCTTCGTCATGGGCCTCAGCACCGGGGCGACCGTCCTGATCGGCCAGGCCTTCGGCGCGCGCGAGCCCGACAAGATCAGAAGCATCGCGGGCACGACGCTCGCGATCGGCCTTCTGCTCTCCACTTCGGTTGCGCTGATCGGCGGCCTCTTCACCCGTCAATTGATGATGGCGCTCGCCACACCCGCGGACATTCTCGATTCCGCCAGCACCTATGCGCGGATCATGCTGCTCACCATGCCGCTCGGCTTCGTCTTCCTGCTGATGACGGCGATGATCCGCGGCGTCGGCGATGCGTTGACGCCGCTGCTGGCGCTGGCGCTGTCGACTGCGATCGGCCTGATCCTGACCCCGCTGCTGATCCGCGGGTCGTTCGGATTGCCGCCGGCCGGCGTCGCCAGCCCGGCATGGGCGGCCGCGATCGCGAACGCGCTCACCTTGATCGCGCTCGCCGTCTATCTGCTGCGGAAGAAGCATGCGCTCGCGCCGGACGCGGCCTTGCTGCGTCAGCTGCGGCTGAACCGCGCCATGCTCGGCAAGATTCTTGGCATCGGGTTGCCGAGCGCCATCGGCATGGTGGTGATGGCGATTGCGGAGCTGGTCCTGCTCGGCCTGGTCAACGGTTACGGGTCGGACGCCACGGCCGCCTATGGCGCCGTCAACCAGGTGATGGGCTACACGCAGTTCACGGCGATGTCGATCTCGATCGCCGTCTCGATCCTCGGCGCGCAGGCTGTCGGCGGTGGCGACAGAACCCGGCTCGACGGCATCGTGCGCACCGGGCTCGCCTTCAACTTCGTCCTGACCGGCGGGCTGGTGGCGCTGATCTATCTGGCGCCGCGTGCCATCCTCGGCATCTTCATCACCGACGCCGCCGTGCTCGATCTGGCGAAAGGCCTGCTCGACATCGCCCTGTGGAGCTCGGTGCCGTTCGGTCTGGCCATTGTGTATTCCGGGGCCATGCGCGCGGCGGGCGTCGCGCTGACGCCGATGCTGCTCTCGATCTTCGCCATCGTCGCGATCGAGCTGCCTGCCGCGGTGATCCTGAGCCGCACGATCGGTCTTCAGGGCGTATGGGCCGCCTATCCCATCGTGTTCTGCGCCATGTTCGTCTTGCAGATGGGCTATTACCTCGCGGTCTGGCGCAAGCGCGCGATCCGGCGTCTGATCTGA
- a CDS encoding MFS transporter, whose product MTTIAPDARMADVLRTYPPRTAVVSWIFFDWAAQPYFTLITTFVFAPYFATSIAPNPAAGQSLWAFAMASAGLAIALLSPVLGAIADAAGRRKPWIAGFGTVLVLASCTLWIGRPGDAAVIPLLLTAVALASVGAEFATVFNNAMMPTLVPPERIGRLSGTGWATGYVGGIVSLIIVLGLLAANPETGRTLLGLTPLFGLDPVTHQGDRAAGPLTGLWFIIFVTPMFLFTPDYPAKRPLREALREGLSELRQSIKHLPKQKSLAAFLLANMIYTDGLVSLFAFGGIYAAGTFGWHTIQIGTFGIMLAIAGAFGAWFGGKLDDRLGPKRVIAGSLLLLLLSVAAILLVDKDNVLFVKVAPPQPGAGLFSSAAERAYLVLGCFIGAAGGPLQAASRTLLIHLAPKDRIAQYFGLFALTGKVTSFIGPLLIGMITAVTASQKAGMAVLVVFFVAGLGLLMRVRD is encoded by the coding sequence ATGACGACGATCGCCCCGGATGCGCGCATGGCCGATGTGCTGCGGACCTATCCGCCCCGCACCGCCGTCGTCAGCTGGATCTTCTTCGATTGGGCCGCGCAGCCCTATTTCACGTTGATCACGACCTTCGTGTTCGCGCCCTATTTTGCCACCAGCATTGCGCCGAATCCCGCCGCCGGCCAGTCGCTATGGGCGTTTGCGATGGCTTCGGCGGGCCTTGCAATCGCGCTGTTGTCGCCGGTGCTGGGAGCCATCGCCGACGCCGCGGGCCGCAGGAAGCCATGGATTGCGGGATTCGGGACGGTGCTGGTGCTGGCATCGTGCACGCTGTGGATCGGCAGGCCTGGCGATGCCGCCGTCATTCCGTTGCTGCTCACCGCGGTTGCACTCGCCAGCGTCGGTGCCGAGTTCGCCACCGTCTTCAACAATGCGATGATGCCGACCCTGGTGCCGCCGGAGCGGATCGGCCGGCTCTCCGGCACCGGCTGGGCGACCGGCTATGTCGGCGGCATCGTCAGCCTGATCATCGTGCTCGGCCTCCTCGCCGCCAATCCCGAGACCGGCCGCACGCTGCTCGGCCTCACGCCATTGTTCGGGCTCGATCCCGTGACGCATCAGGGCGACCGGGCCGCCGGGCCGCTGACCGGGCTGTGGTTCATCATCTTCGTGACGCCGATGTTCCTGTTCACGCCGGACTATCCGGCCAAGCGCCCACTGCGCGAGGCGCTGCGCGAGGGCCTGTCGGAGCTCAGGCAATCGATCAAGCATCTGCCGAAGCAGAAGTCGCTCGCGGCATTCCTGCTCGCCAACATGATCTACACCGACGGTCTGGTGTCGCTGTTCGCCTTCGGCGGCATCTATGCCGCGGGCACGTTCGGCTGGCACACGATCCAGATCGGCACGTTCGGCATTATGCTTGCGATCGCCGGCGCATTCGGCGCATGGTTCGGCGGCAAACTGGATGATCGTCTAGGGCCGAAGCGAGTCATTGCCGGCAGCCTGCTGCTTCTCTTGCTGTCCGTGGCGGCGATCCTGCTGGTCGACAAGGATAACGTGTTGTTCGTGAAGGTCGCGCCACCGCAGCCGGGCGCGGGCTTGTTCTCGAGCGCCGCCGAGCGCGCCTATCTCGTGCTGGGCTGCTTCATCGGCGCGGCCGGCGGTCCGCTCCAGGCCGCCTCCCGCACGCTGCTGATCCACCTCGCACCGAAAGACCGCATCGCGCAGTATTTTGGCCTGTTCGCACTGACCGGAAAGGTGACGTCCTTCATCGGACCGCTCCTGATCGGCATGATCACGGCGGTGACCGCGAGCCAGAAGGCCGGCATGGCCGTGCTGGTGGTGTTCTTCGTCGCAGGGTTGGGATTGTTGATGCGGGTGCGGGATTAG
- a CDS encoding heparinase II/III family protein: protein MNRFARNMLARASGGSVALSRVWPSRTDRLIIAPHDLRTADATRAAEIYAGRFVFAGKIVNCHGRSIFDLEPPSEDWEVALLGFGWLRHLRAADTALTRANARALIEDWIANPANKRRPVARRADVLARRVISLLSQAPLVLSETDNKFYRRYLRALAREIRFLRYTMVDIPDGVPKLQVLIALCYAALCLANQTRHIRSASKKLSDELQRQILPDGGHISRNPGALIELLIDLLPLRQTFAARNIAPPPALLNAIDRMMPMLRFFRHGDGNFALFNGMSATSSDLLATLLAYDDTHGAPMANMPHTGFQRLDAGQTTVIIDTGPPPPASVSHDAHAGCLSFELSSGISRIVTNCGMPTTGRDNWRPFARGTAAHSTLTYHDTSSCQFVEMSAMKRLLHGSPVTSGPVEVESYREIVQNGTLLTTSHDGYLAKFGAIHRRVLMIANDGARIDGEDTLSPPQGGRFKGADADFALRFHLHPAVKASRLSDARGVMLVLPNRDVWTFEALDDKVDLEDSVFLAGNDGPRRTAQIVIRQDARQAPSIRWSFVRSTASPAVTNARRNARREPELPL, encoded by the coding sequence ATGAACCGCTTCGCGCGGAACATGCTTGCGCGCGCGAGCGGCGGTTCGGTTGCGCTGTCGCGGGTCTGGCCCAGCCGCACCGACCGGCTGATCATCGCGCCGCACGATCTGCGCACCGCGGATGCGACCCGCGCCGCCGAGATCTATGCCGGCCGCTTCGTCTTCGCCGGCAAGATCGTCAATTGCCACGGCCGCTCGATCTTCGATCTCGAGCCGCCGTCGGAGGACTGGGAGGTTGCGCTGCTCGGCTTCGGCTGGCTGCGCCATCTGCGCGCCGCCGACACCGCGCTGACACGGGCGAATGCGCGCGCTCTGATCGAAGACTGGATCGCCAACCCCGCCAACAAGCGCCGCCCGGTCGCGCGGCGCGCCGACGTGCTGGCGAGGCGCGTGATCTCGCTGCTGTCGCAGGCACCGTTGGTGCTGAGCGAGACCGACAACAAATTCTACCGCCGTTACTTGCGCGCACTCGCCCGCGAGATCCGGTTCCTGCGCTACACCATGGTCGACATTCCGGACGGAGTGCCGAAGCTCCAGGTGCTGATCGCGCTGTGTTATGCGGCGCTGTGCCTTGCCAACCAGACGCGTCACATCCGCAGCGCATCGAAGAAGCTGTCGGACGAGTTGCAGCGGCAGATCCTGCCCGATGGCGGCCACATCTCCCGCAATCCGGGCGCGCTGATCGAGCTCCTGATCGACCTCTTGCCGCTGCGGCAGACCTTTGCCGCGCGCAACATCGCACCGCCTCCGGCGCTGCTGAATGCGATCGACCGCATGATGCCGATGCTGCGCTTCTTCCGGCACGGCGACGGCAATTTCGCGCTGTTCAACGGCATGAGCGCGACATCTTCGGACCTGCTCGCCACGCTGCTCGCCTATGACGACACTCACGGCGCGCCGATGGCCAACATGCCGCATACCGGCTTTCAGCGCCTCGATGCCGGCCAGACCACTGTGATCATCGACACCGGCCCGCCGCCGCCGGCCAGCGTCAGTCACGACGCCCATGCCGGCTGCCTGTCGTTCGAGCTGTCCTCCGGCATCAGCCGCATCGTCACCAATTGCGGCATGCCGACCACGGGGCGCGACAATTGGCGACCGTTCGCACGCGGCACCGCGGCCCATTCCACCCTGACCTACCACGACACCTCGTCCTGCCAATTCGTCGAGATGTCGGCGATGAAGCGGCTGCTGCACGGCTCACCCGTCACCAGCGGACCCGTCGAGGTCGAGAGCTATCGCGAGATCGTGCAGAACGGCACGCTGCTGACGACGTCGCATGACGGTTACCTCGCCAAGTTCGGCGCGATCCACCGCCGCGTGCTGATGATCGCCAATGACGGTGCGCGCATCGACGGCGAGGACACGCTGTCGCCGCCGCAGGGCGGACGCTTCAAGGGCGCGGATGCCGATTTCGCGCTGCGCTTCCATCTGCATCCGGCCGTGAAGGCCAGTCGGCTGTCGGACGCCCGCGGCGTCATGCTGGTGCTGCCGAACCGCGACGTCTGGACCTTTGAAGCGTTGGACGACAAGGTCGATCTCGAGGACAGCGTGTTCCTGGCCGGCAATGACGGCCCCCGCCGCACCGCGCAGATCGTGATCCGGCAGGATGCCCGGCAGGCGCCCTCGATCCGCTGGAGCTTTGTGCGTTCCACCGCATCGCCGGCGGTCACCAACGCCCGGAGAAATGCGCGGCGAGAGCCGGAACTACCGCTGTAG